In one window of Flavobacterium ginsengisoli DNA:
- a CDS encoding DEAD/DEAH box helicase — MSQNTLEIQREEKKELYAYQKGDIDAIFDRLDNAPPKHHLLYQLPTGGGKTVIFSEIVRRYLSHNDKKVVVLTHRIELCKQTSKMLTGFGVTNKIINSKVKELPDQNDFSCFVAMVETLKNRINDEKLHLDNIGLVIIDEAHYNSFRKLLNSFKNAFILGVTATPLSSNIKLPMHQSYNELIVGDTIGSLIEKGFLAKATTYSYDVGLTSLKVGINGDYTVKSSDDLYTNTLMQEKLLHAYTERSLGKKTLIFNNGIHTSLYVYETFREAGYDIRHLDNTSSSEERKDILQWFKKTPDAILTSVGILTTGFDEPTVETIILNRATKSLTLYFQMIGRGSRKLPGKDEFTVIDLGNNAARFGLWSDPVNWQHIFKSPEFYLENLRDDHEIELFFKYSMPPELRAKFSKTAEVNFDVDEEHKLIIKQNLRSKVVLDKSLDQHAAMCVDNTETLQEAKMLAKELEDDIEDRIKRYSKCLSQCSKNYREWLVDDYKQRLTLLIGKKYREKIMNEPD, encoded by the coding sequence ATGTCTCAAAACACTTTAGAAATACAAAGAGAAGAGAAAAAAGAACTGTATGCATACCAAAAAGGCGATATTGACGCCATTTTTGACCGTTTAGACAATGCTCCTCCAAAACACCACTTACTGTATCAGCTTCCAACAGGAGGAGGAAAAACAGTAATATTTTCTGAAATCGTTCGCCGCTATTTATCTCATAACGATAAAAAAGTGGTTGTTTTAACGCACCGTATCGAACTTTGTAAACAAACTTCAAAAATGTTAACTGGTTTTGGTGTTACAAACAAAATAATTAACAGTAAAGTAAAAGAATTGCCTGATCAGAATGATTTTTCTTGTTTCGTGGCGATGGTTGAAACTTTGAAAAACCGTATTAATGATGAAAAACTTCATTTAGACAATATCGGTTTAGTTATTATTGATGAGGCACATTACAACTCATTTAGAAAGTTATTAAACTCATTTAAAAATGCTTTTATTCTTGGAGTAACTGCAACACCTTTGAGTTCTAATATAAAATTACCAATGCACCAAAGCTACAACGAACTTATCGTTGGTGATACTATTGGTTCATTGATTGAAAAAGGTTTCTTGGCAAAAGCTACAACTTATAGCTACGATGTTGGTTTGACTTCGTTAAAAGTTGGTATCAATGGAGATTATACAGTAAAATCTTCAGACGATTTATATACCAATACTTTAATGCAGGAAAAACTGCTTCATGCATATACAGAACGTTCTTTAGGAAAGAAAACGTTGATTTTCAATAATGGTATTCATACTTCTTTATATGTATATGAGACGTTTAGAGAAGCAGGTTACGACATCAGACACTTAGATAATACTAGTAGTTCTGAAGAACGTAAAGACATTTTACAATGGTTTAAAAAGACTCCTGACGCAATTTTAACTTCTGTCGGAATCTTGACAACTGGTTTTGATGAGCCAACCGTAGAAACAATTATTTTGAACAGAGCAACAAAATCGTTGACATTATATTTCCAAATGATTGGTCGTGGTTCTCGTAAATTACCTGGAAAAGATGAATTTACAGTTATCGATTTAGGAAACAATGCCGCACGTTTTGGTTTATGGAGCGATCCTGTTAATTGGCAACATATTTTTAAATCACCAGAATTTTATCTTGAAAACTTGCGTGATGATCACGAAATTGAATTGTTCTTTAAATATAGCATGCCACCAGAATTACGAGCAAAATTTAGTAAAACTGCCGAAGTTAATTTTGATGTAGATGAAGAGCATAAATTAATCATTAAACAAAATCTTCGTTCTAAAGTTGTTTTAGACAAATCTCTAGATCAGCATGCTGCAATGTGTGTAGACAATACTGAAACACTTCAAGAAGCAAAAATGTTAGCTAAAGAATTAGAAGATGATATTGAAGATCGTATCAAACGTTATTCAAAATGCTTAAGCCAATGTAGTAAAAACTACCGAGAATGGCTAGTTGACGATTATAAGCAGAGATTAACTTTATTAATTGGTAAAAAGTATCGTGAGAAAATCATGAACGAACCAGATTGA
- a CDS encoding DEAD/DEAH box helicase produces the protein MSKPFSTLGISTPILKALSELNIVEPTEIQQKTIPLFLSETHDIVGLAKTGTGKTAAFGLPLLQLVNSESTEVQAVILVPTRELGQQIFRNLESFSKYIPNISIASICGGTPIKPQIERLKEGAQIVVATPGRLIDLIQRKAIDIKKAEYLVLDEADEMVTILKESLDEIIAELPKKHRTLLFSATLPGTIKQLIQNYLNKNVVQISANMETVGNEGIDHEYIVVDPIEKLEVLMHFLNSRDGERGIIFCKTKAAVNKLAKNLAINKFSSGALHGSLSQGIRDRIMEQFREGHINILVATDLAARGIDVKEISYVINYHLPDTYENYVHRSGRTARAGAKGLSLTVLQQEEVFEIADFERELGIKFSEFKKPSAASLEENNMLLWAKQIFKTKPNHELSQDLKTRVKTVFHHLTKDELIEKLMASYVLQNKIDIVEKPVKKFKNK, from the coding sequence ATGTCTAAACCATTCTCAACATTAGGAATCTCGACTCCAATTTTAAAAGCTTTAAGCGAATTAAACATTGTTGAACCAACAGAAATTCAACAAAAAACAATTCCGTTATTTTTGAGTGAAACTCACGATATAGTTGGTTTAGCTAAAACAGGAACAGGAAAAACTGCTGCTTTTGGATTGCCTTTATTACAATTAGTAAATTCAGAATCTACTGAAGTCCAAGCTGTAATCTTAGTTCCAACAAGAGAATTAGGACAGCAGATTTTTAGAAATTTAGAAAGTTTTTCAAAATATATTCCTAATATATCTATTGCCTCAATTTGTGGAGGAACTCCAATAAAACCTCAAATAGAGAGATTAAAAGAAGGCGCTCAGATTGTTGTCGCAACTCCAGGACGTTTAATAGATTTGATTCAGAGAAAAGCAATCGACATTAAAAAAGCTGAATATTTAGTTTTAGATGAAGCTGATGAAATGGTTACGATTCTAAAAGAAAGTTTAGATGAAATTATTGCTGAATTACCTAAAAAACATCGTACTTTATTGTTTTCAGCAACACTTCCTGGAACAATTAAACAATTGATTCAGAATTATTTGAACAAAAATGTCGTTCAGATAAGTGCCAATATGGAAACTGTTGGAAATGAAGGAATAGACCATGAGTATATTGTGGTCGATCCAATTGAAAAGTTAGAAGTTTTAATGCATTTCTTGAATTCTAGAGATGGCGAAAGAGGAATTATTTTCTGTAAAACTAAAGCTGCTGTAAACAAATTAGCCAAAAACTTAGCTATCAATAAGTTTTCTTCTGGAGCACTTCATGGAAGCTTGTCGCAAGGAATTCGCGATAGAATTATGGAACAGTTTCGTGAAGGCCATATCAACATTTTAGTTGCAACCGATTTGGCAGCGAGAGGAATCGATGTAAAAGAAATCTCGTATGTGATTAATTATCACTTGCCTGACACTTACGAGAACTATGTTCACAGAAGCGGAAGAACTGCAAGGGCAGGAGCAAAAGGACTTTCTTTGACTGTTTTACAGCAAGAAGAAGTTTTTGAAATTGCTGATTTCGAAAGAGAATTAGGAATTAAATTTTCTGAGTTTAAAAAACCTTCTGCAGCAAGTCTGGAAGAAAATAATATGCTTTTATGGGCAAAACAAATCTTCAAAACAAAACCAAATCATGAGCTTTCTCAGGATCTAAAAACACGAGTAAAAACCGTTTTTCATCATCTTACAAAAGATGAATTAATCGAGAAATTAATGGCAAGTTATGTCTTACAGAACAAAATCGATATAGTTGAAAAACCTGTTAAAAAATTCAAAAACAAATAA
- a CDS encoding NAD(P)/FAD-dependent oxidoreductase — translation MKIVIIGGGFAGLNLAKELVNQPQIQVTLVDKNNYNFFPPLIYQVATAFLEPSSISYPFRKFFAGKKNLQFRLGELLSVSPAEKKITLSNGDLDYDYLVFATGAETSYFGMENVMKNAIPMKTLNDAIEMRNALLKNLEKVAICKDMRKRRKLLTIVVAGGGPTGVEVSGMFAEMRKNILLKEYPELDTSVSNVYLVDGGDALLAPMSKDSQKDTLEALTKLGVVVKLNSRVTDYVDDTVHFENGETIKTKNLIWAAGVTAKIFEGMPKESYGRGRRMATDVYNKVNAVDNIYAIGDTAILAGDTNFPDGHPQVAQVAIQQGLNLAKNFKAMVANKPLKPFAYKDKGSMAIIGKNKAVVDLPSPKWHFKGFFAWFIWLFVHLISLITYRNRLNTFWNWMVAYFAKDQSLRMIIRPEKRQQS, via the coding sequence ATGAAAATAGTCATTATTGGAGGTGGGTTTGCAGGACTTAATCTAGCAAAAGAGCTTGTAAATCAGCCTCAAATACAAGTAACACTTGTAGACAAGAATAATTATAACTTTTTCCCTCCACTTATATATCAAGTTGCAACAGCATTTTTAGAGCCATCGAGCATTAGTTATCCGTTTAGAAAATTCTTTGCTGGCAAAAAAAATCTGCAATTTCGCTTAGGCGAATTATTATCTGTTTCTCCAGCCGAAAAGAAAATCACTTTGAGCAACGGAGATTTAGATTACGATTATCTAGTTTTTGCAACTGGAGCAGAAACCAGCTATTTTGGCATGGAAAACGTTATGAAAAACGCCATTCCGATGAAAACTTTAAATGATGCCATCGAAATGCGTAACGCGCTTCTTAAAAATCTAGAAAAAGTCGCAATTTGTAAAGATATGCGTAAACGACGTAAATTATTGACAATTGTGGTGGCCGGAGGCGGACCAACTGGAGTGGAAGTTTCTGGAATGTTTGCAGAAATGCGAAAAAACATTCTCTTAAAAGAATATCCAGAATTAGACACTTCTGTAAGCAACGTTTATTTAGTTGATGGAGGAGACGCTCTTTTAGCTCCAATGAGTAAAGATTCACAAAAAGATACTTTAGAAGCTTTAACCAAATTAGGCGTTGTCGTAAAATTAAACAGTCGTGTAACCGATTATGTTGATGATACTGTTCATTTTGAAAATGGAGAAACCATTAAAACTAAAAACCTTATCTGGGCTGCCGGTGTAACTGCAAAGATTTTTGAAGGAATGCCAAAGGAAAGCTACGGACGTGGACGCAGAATGGCAACTGACGTTTATAACAAAGTAAATGCTGTAGATAATATTTATGCAATTGGTGATACTGCAATTTTAGCTGGTGACACAAATTTCCCTGACGGGCATCCGCAAGTTGCACAAGTTGCAATTCAGCAAGGATTAAATTTAGCTAAAAACTTTAAAGCAATGGTGGCCAATAAACCGTTAAAACCATTTGCTTACAAAGACAAAGGTTCTATGGCAATTATCGGAAAAAACAAGGCTGTCGTAGATTTACCAAGTCCGAAATGGCATTTTAAAGGATTTTTTGCTTGGTTTATCTGGCTATTTGTTCACTTAATTTCATTGATAACCTATCGCAATAGGTTAAATACCTTCTGGAATTGGATGGTAGCTTATTTTGCAAAAGATCAATCACTTAGAATGATCATAAGACCTGAAAAAAGACAGCAAAGCTAA
- a CDS encoding multidrug effflux MFS transporter has protein sequence MTTKKYIQLILILGSLTALGPFSIDMYLPGFSGIAKDLNTSVAKVSMSLSSYFIGISAGQLLYGPLLDRFGRKKPLFIGLLVYILASLGCIYVADIDAFILLRFIQAIGSCVATVASVAMVRDLFPVKDIPKVFSLLMLVVGLSPMLAPTIGGYVTEDLGWHAVFFILMCMGIVILATSQFGLPDTYKPDNSISLKPKPIISNFVMVLKEPQFYTYAFTGAVAFSGLFSYVAASPLVFMDIYNVNAKTYGWIFALMSVSFIGSSQLNSMLLKRFSSEQMIYGALISQSIISIIFLILALNDLLGLYQTIGMLFLFLACLGISNPNTAGLTLAPFAKNTGSASALMGAIQLGIGALASFAIGVFVKDSVAPMVAIMTTTTITAFIILNIGKRFIKEKVELSDSDDVMIGH, from the coding sequence ATGACAACAAAAAAATATATCCAGCTAATCCTTATTTTAGGTTCGTTAACTGCACTTGGTCCTTTTTCTATTGATATGTATCTGCCTGGTTTCTCAGGAATTGCAAAAGATTTAAATACTTCTGTAGCAAAAGTTTCGATGAGTTTATCCAGTTATTTCATCGGAATTTCTGCTGGACAATTGCTTTATGGGCCTTTATTAGACCGTTTTGGGCGTAAAAAACCTTTATTTATTGGGCTTCTAGTATATATTCTTGCCTCTTTAGGATGTATTTATGTTGCTGATATTGATGCTTTCATATTGCTTCGTTTTATTCAAGCCATCGGAAGTTGTGTCGCAACTGTTGCCTCTGTAGCAATGGTTCGTGATTTATTTCCTGTAAAAGATATTCCAAAAGTGTTTTCGCTTTTAATGCTTGTTGTTGGACTTTCTCCTATGTTGGCGCCAACTATTGGTGGTTATGTTACAGAAGATTTAGGTTGGCACGCTGTGTTTTTTATTCTTATGTGTATGGGAATCGTAATTTTAGCGACTTCACAATTCGGACTTCCGGATACTTATAAACCAGATAATTCAATTTCGCTAAAACCAAAACCAATCATATCAAATTTTGTAATGGTTTTAAAAGAACCTCAATTTTATACCTATGCATTTACTGGAGCAGTCGCATTTTCTGGCTTGTTTTCTTATGTAGCGGCTTCTCCTCTAGTTTTTATGGATATTTATAATGTTAACGCTAAAACTTATGGATGGATTTTTGCTCTTATGTCAGTTAGTTTTATTGGTTCTAGCCAGTTGAATTCTATGCTGTTAAAACGATTTTCGAGCGAACAAATGATCTATGGCGCTTTAATTTCGCAGTCTATTATAAGTATTATATTTTTAATTCTAGCCTTAAATGATCTTTTAGGATTGTATCAAACGATCGGAATGTTGTTTTTATTTCTTGCTTGTTTAGGAATTTCAAACCCAAATACGGCAGGATTAACGCTTGCTCCTTTCGCTAAAAATACAGGTAGTGCTTCTGCTTTAATGGGAGCTATTCAATTAGGAATTGGTGCATTGGCATCATTTGCAATTGGTGTCTTTGTAAAAGATTCTGTAGCGCCTATGGTTGCCATTATGACAACAACTACGATTACAGCCTTTATTATTTTAAATATCGGAAAGCGTTTTATTAAAGAAAAAGTGGAATTATCAGATAGTGATGATGTTATGATTGGGCATTAA